The proteins below are encoded in one region of Syngnathus acus chromosome 2, fSynAcu1.2, whole genome shotgun sequence:
- the rbm39b gene encoding RNA-binding protein 39b, which produces MADDFDVEAMLEAPYRKDEVKSSHANGHDGQNRKKRRSKSRSPASKKRRSRSRSKDKKKAKKRSRSRERKQSRNREHRRSRSKERAGRYKARKSPIRKRSKSRTPPVKKEKSPIRQPIDNLTPEERDARTVFCMQLAARIRARDLEDFFSAIGKVRDVRMISDRNSRRSKGIAYIEFVESSSVPLAIGLTGQRLLGVPIIVQASQAEKNRAAAAAASNLQKGSAGPMRLYVGSLHFNITEEMLRGIFEPFGRIEGIQLMMDSETGRSKGYGFISFADAECAKKALEQLNGFELAGRPMKVGHVTERSDASTASSFLDNDELERTGIDLGTTGRLQLMARLAEGTGLKIPPAAQQALQMTSSGSYGNVAPPSTPAPSQALNLPSQPLATHCLQLSNLFNPQAENDPSWAIEIQDDVIEECNKHGGVVHIYVDKNSAQGNVYVKCPSIPAAMASVNALHGRWFAGKMIKAAYVPLPTYHNLFPDSVTAKQLLMPTRR; this is translated from the exons ATGGCTGATGATTTTGATGTTGAGGCCATGCTGGAGGCGCCATACAGAAAG GATGAGGTCAAGTCTTCTCATGCAAATGGACACGATGGACAGAACAGGAA GAAGAGGCGGAGCAAAAGCAGAAGCCCGGCCTCCAAGAAAAGGAGGAGCCGGAGCCgaagcaaagacaaaaaaaaagccaagaagaggagcaggagccgagaaagaaagcaaagccGCAACCGGGAACACCGGCGCTCTCGAAGCAAAGAGCGAGCTGGCCGCTACAAAGCCAGAAAGAGCCCAAT ACGGAAGCGTTCCAAAAGCCGCACTCCTCCTGTCAAGAAAGAGAAGAGTCCCATCAG acAACCTATCGACAACCTAACACCAGAGGAGCGAGATGCCCGCACAGTTTTCTGCATGCAGCTGGCCGCTCGAATCAGAGCTCGAGACTTGGAGGATTTCTTCTCGGCTATTGGAAAA GTAAGAGACGTGAGAATGATATCAGACCGCAATTCCCGGAGATCGAAGGGGATCGCCTACATTGAGTTTGTGGAGTCGTCTTCTGTGCCCTTGGCCATCGGACTGACGGGCCAGCGGCTTTTGGGAGTGCCCATCATTGTCCAGGCATCTCAG GCCGAGAAGAATCGAGCTGCCGCAGCGGCGGCCAGTAATCTTCAGAAAGGCAGCGCGGGTCCCATGCGGCTCTACGTGGGCTCGCTGCACTTCAACATTACTGAGGAAATGCTGCGAGGGATCTTTGAGCCCTTCGGAAGG ATTGAGGGAATTCAACTTATGATGGACAGTGAGACTGGACGCTCGAAAGGATATGGCTTCATATCA TTTGCAGATGCCGAGTGCGCAAAAAAGGCCCTGGAGCAACTGAACGGCTTTgagctggccggccggccgatgAAGGTGGGCCACGTCACGGAGCGCTCGGACGCGTCCACCGCCAGCTCCTTCCTGGACAACGACGAGCTGGAACGGACCGGCATCGACCTCGGCACCACTGGGCGACTGCAGCTCATGGCGCGACTCGCTGAAG GAACTGGTCTAAAGATTCCCCCAGCTGCTCAGCAGGCACTTCAGATGACTAGCTCGGGCTCTTACGGGAACGTGGCGCCCCCATCAA CTCCTGCACCAAGCCAAGCGTTGAACCTTCCCTCTCAGCCACTGGCCACTCACTGCCTTCAATTATCCAATCTCTTCAACCCACAAGC AGAAAATGATCCCAGCTGGGCCATCGAGATCCAAGATGATGTCATAGAGGAGTGTAACAAGCATGGAGGAGTCGTTCACATTTATGTCGACAAGAACTCTGCTCAG ggTAACGTGTACGTCAAGTGCCCCTCCATACCGGCAGCAATGGCCTCCGTAAATGCGCTTCACGGACGCTGGTTTGCAG GTAAAATGATCAAGGCGGCCTACGTTCCCTTACCGACATACCACAACCTTTTCCCGGATTCAGTAACGGCAAAGCAGCTTCTAATGCCGACACGTCGATAG
- the LOC119119640 gene encoding embryonic polyadenylate-binding protein B-like isoform X1, which yields MHVAVQLGACFFSPLSNQPTSTMNNSGPTYPLASLYVGDLHPDVTEAMLYQKFSPAGPIMSIRVCRDIITRRSLGYAYINFQQPADAECALDTMNYDVLKGRPIRIMWSQRDPGLRKSGVGNIFIKNMDDTIDNKALYDTFSAFGNILSCKVVCDEKGSKGYGFVHFETQEAANRAIKTMNGMLLNDRKVFVGHFKSRKDREQEFGSKAMKFTNVYIKNFGEDYTDENLKYDFSAFGKTLSVRVMKDEQGCSRGFGFVNYANHEDAQKAVEEMNGKELNGKFLYVGRAQKRLERQGELKRRFDQIKQDRIQRYQGVNLYVKNLDDSIDDEILRKEFSPYGTITSAKVMTDGSQSKGFGFVCFSSPEEATKAVTEMNGRIIATKPLYVALAQRREERKAILTNKYMQRLATLRSLNSPVIDSYHQTNYYMTVPQQTTTRGFYEQNAVSNMRFVPRWTGQPPRVQGPYSSQYIGGPAPRQGSTPIATMRQASTQAPRVCSSTQKTNNIGTQTACGRADLSAASRSGQFKYSSAMRNPQRVVSMPAITRLQAVPAPVLEPPMHAQGLEPLTTSMLATAPLVDQKQLFGERLYPLIHGLHPSLAGKITGMLLEIDNSELLHMLESPESLHSKVEEAIAVLQAHQAKACSPKKGGII from the exons ATGCACGTGGCTGTTCAACTgggtgcttgttttttttctcctctctcaAACCAGCCAACATCTACAATGAACAACAGTGGACCGACTTATCCCCTTGCCTCTTTGTATGTCGGCGACCTGCATCCAGATGTTACGGAGGCCATGCTGTACCAAAAGTTTTCTCCTGCTGGGCCAATCATGTCAATCCGTGTGTGTCGTGATATCATCACGCGGAGGTCCTTGGGATATGCTTACATAAACTTCCAGCAACCAGCGGATG CGGAGTGTGCTTTGGATACAATGAACTACGATGTTCTGAAGGGACGCCCGATCCGAATAATGTGGTCTCAACGCGACCCGGGCCTCAGAAAGTCTGGCGTGGGCAACATCTTCATCAAGAACATGGATGACACTATTGACAACAAGGCATTGTATGATACCTTCTCAGCCTTTGGCAATATTTTGTCTTGCAAG GTTGTTTGTGATGAAAAAGGTTCAAAAGGCTACGGCTTTGTTCACTTTGAGACTCAAGAAGCCGCAAACCGTGCCATTAAGACCATGAATGGAATGTTGTTGAATGATAGAAAAGT ttttgtCGGCCACTTCAAGTCCCGCAAGGACCGAGAGCAGGAGTTCGGCAGTAAAGCCATGAAATTCACCAACGTCTACATAAAGAACTTTGGCGAAGACTACACAGATGAGAATCTAAAATATGACTTTTCTGCATTTG GGAAGACTCTGAGTGTACGCGTGATGAAGGACGAGCAAGGTTGTTCACGCGGATTTGGCTTTGTCAACTACGCTAACCACGAGGATGCGCAAAAG GCAGTGGAGGAGATGAACGGCAAGGAACTCAACGGCAAGTTCCTCTACGTCGGACGGGCTCAAAAGCGGCTGGAACGTCAGGGAGAGCTGAAGCGCAGGTTTGACCAAATCAAGCAGGACCGCATCCAGCGCTATCAG GGTGTCAATCTGTATGTGAAGAACTTGGACGATAGCATCGACGATGAGATTCTCCGGAAGGAGTTCTCCCCCTACGGCACCATAACGAGTGCAAAG GTCATGACCGACGGCTCCCAAAGCAAAGGCTTTGGCTTTGTCTGCTTTTCTTCACCCGAGGAGGCCACGAAAGCGGTAACCGAGATGAACGGAAGGATCATTGCTACCAAGCCCCTGTACGTGGCACTGGCTCAGCGGCGGGAGGAACGGAAAGCCATTCTCACCAACAAGTACATGCAGAGACTGGCCACTCTGAGGAGCTTGAACAGTCCCGTCATTGATTCCTACCATCAGACCAATTACTACATGACTGTGCCGCAG CAGACGACCACGCGCGGCTTCTATGAGCAAAACGCCGTCAGCAACATGAGATTTGTGCCTCGCTGGACAGGACAGCCGCCGAGAGTTCAGG GTCCGTACTCATCCCAGTATATCGGCGGCCCCGCCCCTCGCCAGGGCTCCACTCCCATCGCCACGATGAGACAGGCTTCGACTCAGGCCCCGCGTGTCTGCAGTTCCACGCAAAAGACAA ATAACATCGGAACCCAGACCGCATGTGGACGAGCTGACCTGTCCGCTGCGTCAAGGAGCGGTCAATTCAAGTACTCGTCGGCGATGCGGAACCCACAGCGGGTCGTTTCTATGCCAGCCATAACCAGACTACAG GCTGTTCCTGCCCCTGTGTTGGAGCCACCCATGCATGCTCAAGGACTGGAGCCACTAACCACCTCAATGTTGGCTACAGCTCCACTTGTGGACCAGAAGCAGCTTTTTG GTGAGCGTCTGTACCCTCTGATCCATGGCCTTCACCCAAGCTTGGCTGGAAAAATCACTGGAATGCTGCTGGAGATTGACAACTCGGAGCTACTACACATGCTGGAATCACCGGAATCGCTTCACTCCAAG GTGGAGGAGGCCATTGCTGTTTTGCAAGCTCACCAGGCCAAGGCCTGCTCCCCAAAAAAGGGAGGAATCATTTAA
- the LOC119119640 gene encoding embryonic polyadenylate-binding protein B-like isoform X2, with amino-acid sequence MFNEIQLLGSLKAPTSTMNNSGPTYPLASLYVGDLHPDVTEAMLYQKFSPAGPIMSIRVCRDIITRRSLGYAYINFQQPADAECALDTMNYDVLKGRPIRIMWSQRDPGLRKSGVGNIFIKNMDDTIDNKALYDTFSAFGNILSCKVVCDEKGSKGYGFVHFETQEAANRAIKTMNGMLLNDRKVFVGHFKSRKDREQEFGSKAMKFTNVYIKNFGEDYTDENLKYDFSAFGKTLSVRVMKDEQGCSRGFGFVNYANHEDAQKAVEEMNGKELNGKFLYVGRAQKRLERQGELKRRFDQIKQDRIQRYQGVNLYVKNLDDSIDDEILRKEFSPYGTITSAKVMTDGSQSKGFGFVCFSSPEEATKAVTEMNGRIIATKPLYVALAQRREERKAILTNKYMQRLATLRSLNSPVIDSYHQTNYYMTVPQQTTTRGFYEQNAVSNMRFVPRWTGQPPRVQGPYSSQYIGGPAPRQGSTPIATMRQASTQAPRVCSSTQKTNNIGTQTACGRADLSAASRSGQFKYSSAMRNPQRVVSMPAITRLQAVPAPVLEPPMHAQGLEPLTTSMLATAPLVDQKQLFGERLYPLIHGLHPSLAGKITGMLLEIDNSELLHMLESPESLHSKVEEAIAVLQAHQAKACSPKKGGII; translated from the exons ATGTTCAACGAAATCCAACTTTTGGGCTCTTTAAAAGCT CCAACATCTACAATGAACAACAGTGGACCGACTTATCCCCTTGCCTCTTTGTATGTCGGCGACCTGCATCCAGATGTTACGGAGGCCATGCTGTACCAAAAGTTTTCTCCTGCTGGGCCAATCATGTCAATCCGTGTGTGTCGTGATATCATCACGCGGAGGTCCTTGGGATATGCTTACATAAACTTCCAGCAACCAGCGGATG CGGAGTGTGCTTTGGATACAATGAACTACGATGTTCTGAAGGGACGCCCGATCCGAATAATGTGGTCTCAACGCGACCCGGGCCTCAGAAAGTCTGGCGTGGGCAACATCTTCATCAAGAACATGGATGACACTATTGACAACAAGGCATTGTATGATACCTTCTCAGCCTTTGGCAATATTTTGTCTTGCAAG GTTGTTTGTGATGAAAAAGGTTCAAAAGGCTACGGCTTTGTTCACTTTGAGACTCAAGAAGCCGCAAACCGTGCCATTAAGACCATGAATGGAATGTTGTTGAATGATAGAAAAGT ttttgtCGGCCACTTCAAGTCCCGCAAGGACCGAGAGCAGGAGTTCGGCAGTAAAGCCATGAAATTCACCAACGTCTACATAAAGAACTTTGGCGAAGACTACACAGATGAGAATCTAAAATATGACTTTTCTGCATTTG GGAAGACTCTGAGTGTACGCGTGATGAAGGACGAGCAAGGTTGTTCACGCGGATTTGGCTTTGTCAACTACGCTAACCACGAGGATGCGCAAAAG GCAGTGGAGGAGATGAACGGCAAGGAACTCAACGGCAAGTTCCTCTACGTCGGACGGGCTCAAAAGCGGCTGGAACGTCAGGGAGAGCTGAAGCGCAGGTTTGACCAAATCAAGCAGGACCGCATCCAGCGCTATCAG GGTGTCAATCTGTATGTGAAGAACTTGGACGATAGCATCGACGATGAGATTCTCCGGAAGGAGTTCTCCCCCTACGGCACCATAACGAGTGCAAAG GTCATGACCGACGGCTCCCAAAGCAAAGGCTTTGGCTTTGTCTGCTTTTCTTCACCCGAGGAGGCCACGAAAGCGGTAACCGAGATGAACGGAAGGATCATTGCTACCAAGCCCCTGTACGTGGCACTGGCTCAGCGGCGGGAGGAACGGAAAGCCATTCTCACCAACAAGTACATGCAGAGACTGGCCACTCTGAGGAGCTTGAACAGTCCCGTCATTGATTCCTACCATCAGACCAATTACTACATGACTGTGCCGCAG CAGACGACCACGCGCGGCTTCTATGAGCAAAACGCCGTCAGCAACATGAGATTTGTGCCTCGCTGGACAGGACAGCCGCCGAGAGTTCAGG GTCCGTACTCATCCCAGTATATCGGCGGCCCCGCCCCTCGCCAGGGCTCCACTCCCATCGCCACGATGAGACAGGCTTCGACTCAGGCCCCGCGTGTCTGCAGTTCCACGCAAAAGACAA ATAACATCGGAACCCAGACCGCATGTGGACGAGCTGACCTGTCCGCTGCGTCAAGGAGCGGTCAATTCAAGTACTCGTCGGCGATGCGGAACCCACAGCGGGTCGTTTCTATGCCAGCCATAACCAGACTACAG GCTGTTCCTGCCCCTGTGTTGGAGCCACCCATGCATGCTCAAGGACTGGAGCCACTAACCACCTCAATGTTGGCTACAGCTCCACTTGTGGACCAGAAGCAGCTTTTTG GTGAGCGTCTGTACCCTCTGATCCATGGCCTTCACCCAAGCTTGGCTGGAAAAATCACTGGAATGCTGCTGGAGATTGACAACTCGGAGCTACTACACATGCTGGAATCACCGGAATCGCTTCACTCCAAG GTGGAGGAGGCCATTGCTGTTTTGCAAGCTCACCAGGCCAAGGCCTGCTCCCCAAAAAAGGGAGGAATCATTTAA
- the LOC119119642 gene encoding 14-3-3 protein beta/alpha-1: protein MDKNDLVQNAKLAEQAERYDDMAAAMKSVTEQSMELSNEERNLLSVAYKNVVGARRSSWRVISSIEQKIEGNDKKKQMAREYREKIESELQEICHDVLGLLDKYLIVNAGSSEGKVFYLKMKGDYYRYLSEVASGDAKKDTVDNSQQAYQQAFDISKGDMQPTHPIRLGLALNFSVFYYEIQNNPEKACSLAKTAFDEAIAELDTLNEDSYKDSTLIMQLLRDNLTLWTSENQGDEGETGEGEN from the exons ATGGACAAGAACGACCTGGTACAGAATGCCAAGCTTGCCGAGCAGGCTGAGCGCTATGACGACATGGCCGCAGCCATGAAGAGTGTGACGGAGCAAAGTATGGAGCTGTCAAACGAGGAGCGCAACCTCCTCTCGGTTGCCTACAAGAATGTGGTCGGAGCGCGCCGCTCATCCTGGCGCGTCATCTCCAGCATTGAGCAGAAAATTGAAGGCAATGACAAGAAGAAGCAGATGGCTCGTGAATATCGGGAGAAGATCGAATCTGAGCTGCAGGAAATCTGCCACGATGTGCTG GGGCTTCTGGACAAGTACCTTATTGTCAATGCCGGGAGTTCCGAAGGCAAGGTGTTCtatctgaaaatgaagggcGACTATTATAGATACCTGTCTGAGGTGGCATCCGGAGATGCTAAGAAGG ATACCGTCGATAATTCCCAGCAAGCATACCAGCAAGCTTTCGACATTAGCAAGGGGGATATGCAGCCAACACACCCCATTAGGCTTGGCTTGGCCCTCAACTTCTCTGTCTTCTATTATGAGATCCAGAACAACCCAGAAAAGGCCTGCAGTCTGGCAAAGACG GCATTCGATGAAGCCATCGCCGAGCTTGACACTTTGAACGAGGACTCTTACAAAGACAGCACCCTGATCATGCAGCTACTAAGGGACAACTTGACT CTGTGGACATCAGAAAATCAGGGCGACGAGGGGGAGACCGGAGAAGGGGAAAACTAA